The following are encoded in a window of Streptomyces sp. Go-475 genomic DNA:
- a CDS encoding L-threonylcarbamoyladenylate synthase translates to MAKYYDVHPDNPQPRTIGQIADSIRADALVAYPTDSCYALGCRLGSRDGIDRIRTIRKLDDRHHFTLVCQDFAQLGQFVRVDNDVFRAIKASTPGSYTFILPATKEVPRMLQHPKKKTVGVRIPDHVVTQALLAELGEPLLSSTLLLPGEEEPMTQGWEIKDLLDHVLDGVVDSGDCGTEPTTVIDFSGGEAEIVRRGAGDISRFE, encoded by the coding sequence ATGGCGAAGTACTACGACGTGCACCCCGACAACCCCCAGCCGCGCACCATCGGCCAGATCGCCGACAGCATCCGTGCGGACGCCCTGGTCGCCTACCCCACGGACTCCTGCTACGCGCTCGGCTGCCGCCTGGGCAGCCGCGACGGCATCGACCGGATCCGCACGATCCGCAAGCTGGACGACCGGCACCACTTCACCCTCGTGTGCCAGGACTTCGCGCAGCTCGGCCAGTTCGTGCGGGTCGACAACGACGTGTTCCGCGCGATCAAGGCGTCGACACCCGGCAGCTACACCTTCATCCTGCCCGCGACGAAGGAGGTGCCGCGCATGCTGCAGCACCCGAAGAAGAAGACGGTCGGGGTGCGGATCCCCGACCACGTCGTCACGCAGGCGCTGCTCGCGGAACTGGGCGAGCCGCTGCTGTCCAGCACCCTGCTGCTGCCGGGCGAGGAGGAGCCGATGACGCAGGGCTGGGAGATCAAGGACCTCCTCGACCACGTGCTGGACGGCGTGGTCGACTCCGGTGACTGCGGCACCGAGCCGACCACGGTCATCGACTTCTCCGGCGGGGAGGCCGAGATCGTGCGGCGCGGCGCCGGCGACATCTCACGGTTCGAGTAA
- a CDS encoding cytochrome P450 — protein sequence MTHPSPAEQAFSRTAPVRLWEDGFARDPRPYYAALRAHGAVGWAELAPGVPAYVVTGRRAALDLLHDTKTFSRDPRPWEATVPDDSPVLGMMRWRPNTLFADGAAHLRYRTSLIDAFDLVEPHDLRARVHRAVHLLVSRIGPRGEADLVGEFTRPLMALVFNSLFGMPDSASDRLDAAIGKVVEGGARSAAGEAEYAGYVLELIAAKTARRGEDLPSWLLDHPAGLTPEEVTWQVFLTLGAGYEPTSNLLSNALSRILGNPAFYSTLTSGARPVTEAVLDVLHHETPLANYGVHYARTPVDFHGVWIRAAVPVVISYGALTQAAEEERVEDRRPGDASHLSWSAGPHACPVRQPTLLIATEAIERLTQWLPDLEPVLPREGLTWRPGPFHRSLTALPVRFSPRSPDHPGGRP from the coding sequence GTGACCCACCCGTCCCCCGCCGAGCAGGCCTTCTCCCGCACGGCCCCCGTCCGCCTCTGGGAGGACGGCTTCGCCCGCGACCCCCGCCCCTACTACGCCGCCCTGCGCGCCCACGGCGCGGTCGGCTGGGCGGAACTCGCGCCCGGTGTGCCGGCGTACGTCGTGACCGGCCGGCGGGCGGCGCTGGACCTGCTGCACGACACGAAGACGTTCTCGCGCGATCCCCGGCCGTGGGAGGCGACCGTCCCCGACGACTCGCCGGTGCTCGGCATGATGCGCTGGCGGCCCAACACCCTGTTCGCCGACGGCGCGGCCCACCTGCGCTACCGCACCTCGCTGATCGACGCCTTCGACCTGGTGGAGCCGCACGACCTGCGGGCCCGGGTGCACCGGGCCGTGCACCTGCTGGTGAGCCGGATCGGGCCGCGGGGCGAGGCCGACCTGGTCGGCGAGTTCACCAGGCCGCTGATGGCGCTGGTGTTCAACAGCCTGTTCGGGATGCCGGACAGCGCGAGCGACCGGCTGGACGCCGCGATCGGCAAGGTGGTCGAGGGCGGCGCCCGGTCCGCGGCGGGCGAGGCCGAGTACGCCGGATACGTGCTGGAGCTGATCGCGGCCAAGACCGCCCGGCGCGGCGAGGACCTGCCGAGCTGGCTGCTGGACCATCCGGCGGGGCTGACGCCCGAGGAGGTCACCTGGCAGGTGTTCCTCACGCTCGGCGCGGGCTACGAGCCGACGTCCAACCTGCTGTCCAACGCGCTGTCCAGGATCCTCGGCAACCCCGCCTTCTACTCGACGCTGACCAGCGGCGCCCGGCCCGTGACCGAGGCGGTGCTGGACGTCCTGCACCACGAGACGCCGCTCGCCAACTACGGCGTCCACTACGCCCGCACGCCCGTCGACTTCCACGGCGTGTGGATCAGGGCCGCGGTGCCCGTGGTGATCTCGTACGGGGCGCTCACCCAGGCCGCCGAGGAGGAACGCGTCGAGGACCGCCGCCCGGGTGACGCCTCCCACCTGTCCTGGTCGGCGGGCCCGCACGCCTGCCCCGTCCGGCAGCCCACGCTGCTCATCGCCACGGAGGCGATCGAACGGCTCACCCAGTGGCTGCCCGACCTGGAACCGGTGCTGCCCCGCGAGGGCCTCACCTGGCGGCCCGGCCCCTTCCACCGTTCGCTGACGGCGCTGCCCGTCCGTTTCAGCCCCCGCTCCCCCGACCACCCTGGAGGACGTCCGTGA
- a CDS encoding helix-turn-helix domain-containing protein — MAGREDGNRQQGTPAGTAWAEELLEHLRPAGRDVRRVAAWLSGAVRGSVALQDATGNLLAGTRFPLDPGLVADITAGRIASAAWEGQGRHLRLVRVEHPSQACVLAVSREAPFDRRAADVVTHTAQVIELLLTAGESTAAGHRLQRATSDLRLAILQLLMVEDTIAARRVAAGLWPGLLDAETACVYVVESDPAARDRIAEECLERTREEALVVRCPAMEGHVIVVGPRETTGDALRSLVGRHPDLFLGGSVRQSLARTATAYGQAVSALAVAHFRPDKTAVYAERTHPERLMDPAALRRWTARLLRPLDTLPHHTRAELLATNRLGLEFTAVNAAKVLGVSRNTVRARMERVETLLGTDFADLTARAVVHLAVNTRIGLPDAQFASDTAHPGPRLADLLSGPAVRTWAQNLLGRLDADARNPRRTLRTWIAAGGNAERAAQALGMHAQTVREHVRSAEPVLERQLLAAGTDLYEVVLAHLAVGDLDLPVFHHRG, encoded by the coding sequence GTGGCTGGCCGTGAGGACGGGAACCGGCAGCAGGGGACGCCGGCCGGTACGGCGTGGGCGGAGGAACTGCTGGAGCACCTGCGCCCGGCCGGACGCGACGTCCGCAGGGTCGCCGCCTGGCTCTCCGGCGCCGTGCGCGGGTCGGTCGCCCTGCAGGACGCCACCGGGAACCTCCTCGCCGGCACCCGGTTCCCGCTCGACCCCGGCCTCGTCGCGGACATCACCGCGGGCCGCATCGCCTCCGCCGCGTGGGAGGGCCAGGGGCGCCACCTGCGCCTGGTCCGGGTGGAACACCCGTCCCAGGCGTGCGTCCTGGCCGTCTCCCGCGAGGCCCCCTTCGACCGGCGGGCCGCCGACGTCGTCACGCACACCGCCCAGGTGATCGAGCTGCTGCTGACGGCGGGCGAGTCGACCGCGGCCGGACACCGGCTCCAGCGGGCCACCTCCGACCTGCGCCTGGCCATCCTGCAGCTGCTGATGGTCGAGGACACCATCGCCGCCCGCCGGGTCGCCGCCGGGCTCTGGCCCGGACTGCTCGACGCCGAGACGGCGTGCGTGTACGTCGTCGAGTCCGATCCCGCCGCCCGGGACCGCATCGCCGAGGAGTGCCTGGAGCGGACCCGGGAGGAGGCGCTGGTCGTGCGCTGCCCGGCCATGGAAGGCCACGTGATCGTCGTCGGCCCCCGCGAGACCACCGGCGACGCCCTGCGGTCCCTGGTCGGCCGGCACCCCGACCTCTTCCTCGGCGGCAGCGTCCGGCAGAGCCTCGCGCGCACCGCCACCGCCTACGGACAGGCCGTCAGCGCCCTCGCCGTCGCGCACTTCCGGCCCGACAAGACGGCCGTGTACGCCGAACGCACCCACCCCGAACGTCTGATGGACCCGGCGGCGCTGCGCCGCTGGACGGCCCGCCTGCTGCGCCCGCTCGACACCCTGCCGCACCACACCCGCGCCGAACTCCTCGCCACCAACCGCCTGGGCCTGGAGTTCACCGCCGTCAACGCCGCCAAGGTCCTCGGCGTCAGCCGCAACACCGTCCGCGCCCGGATGGAACGTGTGGAGACCCTGCTCGGCACGGACTTCGCCGACCTCACGGCCCGGGCCGTCGTCCACCTGGCGGTCAACACCCGGATCGGCCTGCCCGACGCGCAGTTCGCGAGCGACACCGCGCACCCGGGGCCGCGCCTGGCCGACCTGCTGTCCGGGCCCGCCGTGCGCACCTGGGCGCAGAACCTGCTGGGCCGGCTCGACGCCGACGCGAGGAACCCGCGCCGGACGCTGCGCACCTGGATCGCCGCCGGCGGCAACGCCGAACGGGCCGCGCAGGCCCTGGGCATGCACGCGCAGACCGTGCGCGAGCACGTCCGCAGCGCCGAACCGGTCCTGGAACGCCAGCTGCTGGCCGCGGGCACCGACCTGTACGAGGTCGTGCTCGCCCATCTGGCCGTGGGCGACCTCGACCTGCCGGTTTTCCACCACCGCGGGTGA
- a CDS encoding TauD/TfdA family dioxygenase → MTTENRTTDEAAREAGVEVRPVAGYIGAEISGVDLAADLDDAVVAAIRAAVLRWKVVFFRGQRLDHAGHVALARRFGEPVVLPRRGKASPPDVPEIETTADRLELGGRYGMEHDEWLRRRRHTLLRGWHCDHGARVDPPAATILRAETVPPYGGDTTWANLAAAYAGLSAPLREFVDGLRAEHRLGVGYQPRPGDDAYVRHLLDRQVASLHPLVRVHPETGERILYVNGYYVEQIAGLSRPESSAILQLLLEQAVRPEYTVRFRWEPGSVAFWDNRATMHLAPSDTAHLDHPRIMHRVMLAGDVPAGVDGTPSEAITGSEPGRW, encoded by the coding sequence ATGACGACGGAGAACCGGACGACGGACGAGGCGGCGCGGGAGGCCGGGGTGGAGGTGAGGCCGGTCGCCGGGTACATCGGGGCCGAGATCAGCGGAGTCGATCTGGCCGCGGACCTCGACGACGCGGTGGTCGCCGCGATCCGGGCGGCGGTGCTGCGGTGGAAGGTGGTGTTCTTCCGGGGGCAACGGCTGGACCACGCCGGGCACGTGGCGCTCGCGCGGCGGTTCGGGGAGCCGGTGGTGCTGCCGCGGCGCGGCAAGGCCTCGCCGCCGGACGTCCCCGAGATCGAGACGACCGCCGACCGGCTGGAGCTGGGCGGGCGCTACGGCATGGAGCACGACGAGTGGCTGCGGCGCCGCCGCCACACCCTGCTGCGCGGCTGGCACTGCGACCACGGCGCCCGTGTCGACCCGCCCGCCGCCACGATCCTGCGCGCCGAGACCGTCCCGCCCTACGGCGGCGACACCACCTGGGCGAACCTTGCGGCGGCGTACGCCGGACTCTCCGCGCCGCTGCGGGAGTTCGTCGACGGGCTGCGCGCCGAGCACCGGCTCGGCGTCGGCTACCAGCCCCGCCCCGGCGACGACGCCTACGTCCGCCACCTGCTGGACCGCCAGGTGGCCTCGCTGCACCCCCTGGTGCGCGTCCACCCCGAGACGGGCGAGCGGATCCTGTACGTCAACGGCTACTACGTCGAGCAGATCGCCGGCCTCTCCCGGCCCGAGAGCAGCGCGATCCTCCAACTGCTGCTCGAGCAGGCGGTCCGGCCCGAGTACACCGTCCGGTTCCGCTGGGAGCCGGGCAGCGTGGCCTTCTGGGACAACCGCGCCACCATGCATCTGGCCCCGAGCGACACCGCCCACCTCGACCACCCGCGGATCATGCACCGGGTGATGCTCGCCGGGGACGTGCCGGCCGGGGTGGACGGCACGCCCTCGGAGGCGATCACCGGGAGCGAGCCCGGCCGCTGGTGA
- a CDS encoding metallophosphoesterase: MSDSSRDTAAGAGWGGAERGDYRRLMPQRVEKISWLDPRMLWAARNGVLASWFGDPTGRTRGRWVAQREAAGAPADKVIRRDDPDRFSFLVIGDTGEGDDPQYAVVPGFLKTGQDTRFAILASDVIYPVGSADDYGTKFFRPYRDYRAPIYAIPGNHDWYEDLGGFMRVFCDDAPPLPPEPRPRPLTRAWLRSLLWHRPRPEDGQRLDEARKLRSAPGQRAVQPGPYWAIDAGPVRIIGIDTGLLGTLDAEQGAWLREISQGPRPKILITGSPLYVDGRHEPCAIEGGGTVDDIVRDPAHHYVAAIGGDIHNYQRYPVRLDDGRTLQYVVAGGGGAFMHATHTIPRVDVAGVTERDFRCYPLRGDSLAFYSRLYGRRMRLPRFFTLTEAEATAVIAERLGITPARTPDASTRVTRRVRLVAGLLGTGRRPDRAKRFRLPVRKIYTSLFSPSSATYSPPFFKCFLRLDVSPEAVRLRCYAATGNRAQEIDPPVEDEVTIPLS, encoded by the coding sequence GTGTCTGACTCCTCACGCGATACCGCCGCAGGCGCCGGCTGGGGCGGCGCCGAACGCGGCGACTACCGGCGGCTGATGCCGCAGCGGGTCGAGAAGATCTCCTGGCTCGACCCCAGGATGCTGTGGGCGGCCCGCAACGGCGTACTGGCCTCCTGGTTCGGCGACCCCACCGGCCGGACGCGCGGCCGGTGGGTGGCACAGCGCGAGGCCGCCGGGGCACCGGCCGACAAGGTGATCCGGCGTGACGACCCGGACCGGTTCTCGTTCCTGGTCATCGGCGACACCGGCGAGGGCGACGACCCCCAGTACGCCGTGGTGCCGGGCTTCCTGAAGACCGGTCAGGACACCCGTTTCGCCATCCTGGCCAGTGACGTGATCTACCCGGTGGGCAGCGCGGACGACTACGGCACCAAGTTCTTCCGCCCGTACCGGGACTACCGGGCGCCGATCTACGCGATCCCCGGCAACCACGACTGGTACGAGGATCTCGGCGGGTTCATGCGCGTCTTCTGCGACGACGCCCCGCCCCTGCCGCCCGAACCCCGGCCCCGTCCGCTGACCCGGGCCTGGCTGCGGTCGCTGCTGTGGCACCGGCCGCGCCCGGAGGACGGCCAACGCCTCGACGAGGCGAGGAAGTTGCGCTCGGCGCCCGGCCAACGGGCGGTCCAGCCGGGGCCCTACTGGGCGATCGACGCGGGGCCGGTGCGGATCATCGGCATCGACACCGGTCTGCTCGGCACACTCGACGCCGAGCAGGGCGCCTGGCTGCGGGAGATCTCCCAGGGACCCCGCCCGAAGATCCTGATCACGGGATCGCCGCTGTACGTGGACGGCCGGCACGAGCCGTGCGCCATCGAAGGGGGCGGCACGGTCGACGACATCGTCCGCGACCCGGCGCACCACTACGTGGCGGCGATCGGCGGCGACATCCACAACTACCAGCGCTATCCGGTCCGGCTGGACGACGGGCGCACCCTCCAGTACGTGGTCGCGGGCGGCGGCGGGGCGTTCATGCACGCCACGCACACCATCCCCCGGGTCGATGTCGCCGGCGTCACCGAGCGGGACTTCCGCTGCTACCCGCTGCGCGGCGACTCGCTCGCCTTCTACAGCCGGCTCTACGGCCGCCGGATGCGCCTGCCCCGCTTCTTCACGCTCACCGAGGCGGAGGCGACCGCCGTGATCGCCGAGCGCCTGGGCATCACGCCCGCGCGCACCCCGGACGCCTCGACCCGGGTCACCCGGCGCGTGCGGCTGGTCGCCGGGCTGCTCGGCACGGGTCGCCGCCCCGACCGGGCCAAGCGGTTCCGGCTGCCCGTGCGGAAGATCTACACGTCGCTGTTCTCGCCGAGTTCGGCGACGTACAGCCCGCCGTTCTTCAAGTGCTTCCTGCGCCTGGACGTCTCCCCGGAGGCGGTCCGGCTGCGCTGCTACGCGGCCACCGGCAACCGTGCCCAGGAGATCGACCCGCCGGTCGAGGACGAGGTGACGATCCCGCTGTCCTGA
- a CDS encoding LLM class flavin-dependent oxidoreductase gives MSPTPRPLRKLGFLTIGLFDEADPRRGHESTLEIIELGERLGLDSAWLRHRHLQYGISSPVAVLAAASQRTRRIELGTAVTPLGWENPLRLAEDLATVDLLSGGRLNPGVSVGPPMHFDEVKGALYPDTADAEDFGYGRVERLLGFVRGEPATDFRGVEGFETFSDRVQPHSPGLGRRLWYGGGSLRSARWAGEHGMNLLTSSVVKAEEPEGPYDFAEIQLAQIRAFRAAHPDGEAARVSQGLVVIPTDSASAEQRARYEEYAARRTPRTAEPHGPARLLFAPDLVGTSAEIAERLHAHAAFREVDEVAFALPFTFAHEDYVQILTDMATKLGPALGWRPAA, from the coding sequence GTGTCACCGACTCCGCGACCGCTGCGCAAGCTGGGTTTCCTGACCATCGGGCTGTTCGACGAGGCGGATCCGCGCCGGGGCCACGAGTCGACGCTGGAGATCATCGAGCTGGGGGAGCGCCTCGGCCTCGACAGCGCGTGGCTGCGCCACCGCCACCTCCAGTACGGCATCTCCTCCCCCGTCGCCGTGCTGGCCGCCGCCTCCCAGCGCACCCGCCGCATCGAACTCGGCACGGCGGTCACCCCGCTCGGCTGGGAGAACCCCTTGCGCCTCGCGGAGGACCTGGCCACCGTCGACCTGCTGTCGGGCGGCCGGCTCAACCCGGGCGTGAGCGTGGGCCCGCCGATGCACTTCGACGAGGTCAAGGGCGCCCTCTACCCGGACACGGCCGACGCCGAGGACTTCGGCTACGGGCGGGTGGAGCGGCTGCTGGGCTTCGTGCGGGGCGAGCCGGCGACGGACTTCAGGGGCGTGGAGGGCTTCGAGACCTTCTCGGACCGGGTGCAGCCGCACTCCCCCGGCCTCGGCCGGCGCCTGTGGTACGGCGGCGGCAGCCTGCGGTCGGCCCGGTGGGCGGGCGAGCACGGCATGAACCTCCTCACCAGCAGCGTCGTGAAGGCCGAGGAGCCCGAGGGCCCGTACGACTTCGCGGAGATCCAGCTGGCCCAGATCCGGGCCTTCCGGGCCGCCCACCCCGACGGCGAGGCGGCCCGGGTGTCGCAGGGCCTGGTCGTCATCCCCACGGACTCGGCCTCGGCGGAACAGCGCGCCCGGTACGAGGAGTACGCCGCCCGGCGCACCCCGCGTACGGCGGAACCGCACGGTCCGGCACGGCTGCTGTTCGCGCCGGACCTGGTCGGCACCTCGGCGGAGATCGCCGAGCGGCTGCACGCGCACGCGGCGTTCCGGGAGGTGGACGAGGTGGCGTTCGCACTGCCGTTCACCTTCGCGCACGAGGACTACGTGCAGATCCTCACCGACATGGCGACGAAGCTCGGCCCGGCGCTGGGGTGGCGGCCCGCCGCCTGA
- a CDS encoding dienelactone hydrolase family protein encodes MTAVQGTAVDIPTEDGTADAYLARPADGAAHPAVLLFMDAFGLRPQLRSMADRLAAEGYTVLVPNVFYRHGRAPLFDLPEFIDPGARPEIFERIMPVMRDLTNERAMRDAGAYLRWLAESPAAADGPVALTGYCMGARLSLLTAGTYPERVAAAAGFHGGRLATDTPDSPHLVAGRVTAELYFGHADQDPSLPPEQIERLEEALTAAGVRHRCEVYAGAPHGFTQKDTASYHQEGEERHWVALLDLLKRTF; translated from the coding sequence ATGACCGCCGTACAGGGAACCGCTGTCGACATCCCCACCGAGGACGGCACCGCCGACGCGTATCTGGCCCGTCCCGCCGACGGGGCCGCCCACCCGGCGGTCCTGCTCTTCATGGACGCCTTCGGGCTGCGTCCGCAGCTGCGGTCGATGGCCGACCGGCTGGCCGCCGAGGGCTACACGGTGCTGGTGCCGAACGTGTTCTACCGGCACGGCCGCGCTCCCCTGTTCGATCTGCCCGAGTTCATCGACCCGGGGGCGCGTCCGGAGATATTCGAGCGGATCATGCCGGTCATGCGGGACCTGACGAACGAGCGGGCGATGCGGGACGCCGGTGCCTACCTGCGGTGGCTGGCCGAGTCCCCCGCCGCGGCGGACGGGCCGGTCGCGCTCACCGGGTACTGCATGGGCGCCCGTCTGTCGCTGCTCACCGCCGGCACGTATCCGGAGCGGGTCGCGGCCGCGGCGGGCTTCCACGGCGGACGGCTGGCGACGGACACACCGGACAGCCCGCACCTGGTGGCCGGCCGGGTCACCGCCGAGCTGTACTTCGGCCACGCCGACCAGGACCCGTCGCTGCCGCCGGAGCAGATCGAGCGCCTGGAGGAGGCCCTGACGGCGGCGGGCGTCCGCCACCGGTGCGAGGTGTACGCCGGCGCGCCCCACGGTTTCACGCAGAAGGACACCGCTTCCTACCACCAGGAGGGCGAGGAGCGGCACTGGGTGGCTCTGCTCGACCTGCTGAAGCGCACATTCTGA
- a CDS encoding MHYT domain-containing protein, translating to MDGTVEGFRYGAVTPVAAYVMACLGGALGLRCIVRSLLNTQSWKPGWLALGAASIGCGIWTMHFIAMIGFHVEETRVRYDAATTVLSLVVAVVVVGVGVFIVGYRGTGGATLAVAGVVTGLGVAVMHYLGMAAMRLNGDIGYDPLGVTLSVLIAIAAATAALWAAVTVRGLWTSLGASLVMGVAVSGMHYTGMAAVSVHVHDTPGGTWAGESPLSLLLPMLLGPVVFLLLAGVVVMFDPLLVLGERPSPSHPTATATATATATAANSVPAPRGSGHDTVARARRR from the coding sequence ATGGACGGCACGGTCGAGGGGTTCCGCTACGGTGCGGTGACCCCGGTGGCGGCGTATGTGATGGCCTGTCTGGGCGGGGCGCTGGGGCTGCGGTGCATCGTGCGCTCGCTGCTGAACACGCAGTCGTGGAAGCCGGGGTGGCTGGCGTTAGGCGCCGCCTCCATCGGATGCGGCATCTGGACGATGCACTTCATCGCCATGATCGGCTTCCACGTGGAGGAGACCCGGGTCCGGTACGACGCGGCCACGACGGTGCTCAGTCTCGTCGTGGCCGTCGTCGTGGTGGGCGTCGGCGTCTTCATCGTCGGCTACCGCGGCACGGGCGGCGCGACCCTGGCGGTAGCGGGTGTCGTCACCGGACTGGGCGTCGCGGTCATGCACTACCTGGGCATGGCGGCGATGCGGCTGAACGGCGACATCGGCTACGACCCGCTCGGGGTCACGCTGTCCGTGCTGATCGCCATCGCCGCCGCGACCGCCGCGCTCTGGGCGGCCGTCACGGTCCGCGGCCTGTGGACGAGTCTCGGGGCGAGCCTGGTGATGGGCGTGGCGGTGTCCGGGATGCACTACACGGGCATGGCCGCCGTCAGCGTCCATGTGCACGACACCCCCGGCGGTACGTGGGCCGGTGAGTCGCCGCTGTCGCTGCTGCTGCCCATGCTGCTGGGGCCGGTCGTCTTCCTGCTGCTGGCCGGGGTCGTGGTGATGTTCGATCCGCTGCTCGTGCTGGGCGAGCGGCCGTCCCCGTCCCACCCCACGGCCACGGCCACGGCCACGGCCACGGCCACGGCCGCCAACTCCGTCCCGGCACCGCGCGGTTCGGGGCACGACACGGTGGCGCGCGCCCGCCGGCGGTGA
- a CDS encoding cytochrome P450, whose protein sequence is MTVTDRIALDPLGADIAGESARLRALGPIVPVELPGGIPAWAPTRYDTLKELILDPRVSRDPRLHWRLWPEVGEHPSWGWILGWVGVVNMLSTYGADHTRLRKLVAPSFTHRRTEAMRPRVEAITAELLDALDAAGDEVVDLKEGFAHPLPMRIICELFGVPDALRQDTVRLVAAIMDTSDPSPEHAASVQRQIGTVLPALIAHKAAHPGDDMTTELIRVRDEDGDRLSDEELLYTLLLVIGAGFETTVNLMGNAAVALLRRPEQLAAVRSGEIGWDAVVDETLRAHPSIASLPLRFAVTDLSVGGVEIPAGDAIITTYAAAGLDPEHYGPDADVFDATRAADDHLSFGIGVHRCIGAPLARLEALTALPALFGRFPGLRLAAGDEGLRQVPSFIAFGWQEIPVRLRG, encoded by the coding sequence GTGACCGTGACCGACCGCATCGCCCTCGACCCGCTGGGCGCCGACATCGCCGGCGAGAGCGCCCGGCTGCGCGCCCTCGGCCCGATCGTGCCGGTGGAGCTGCCCGGCGGCATCCCGGCCTGGGCGCCCACGCGGTACGACACGCTGAAGGAACTCATCCTCGACCCGCGGGTCAGCCGGGACCCGCGACTGCACTGGCGGCTGTGGCCCGAGGTCGGCGAGCATCCGTCCTGGGGCTGGATCCTGGGCTGGGTGGGCGTGGTCAACATGCTCTCCACCTACGGCGCCGACCACACCCGGCTGCGCAAGCTGGTGGCGCCCAGCTTCACGCACCGGCGCACCGAGGCGATGCGGCCCCGCGTGGAGGCGATCACGGCGGAGCTGCTGGACGCGCTCGACGCCGCCGGCGACGAGGTCGTGGACCTCAAGGAGGGGTTCGCCCATCCGCTGCCGATGCGGATCATCTGCGAACTGTTCGGCGTGCCGGACGCGTTACGGCAGGACACGGTCCGGCTCGTCGCGGCCATCATGGACACCTCCGACCCGAGCCCGGAGCACGCGGCGTCCGTGCAGCGGCAGATCGGCACGGTGCTGCCCGCGCTGATCGCGCACAAGGCGGCGCACCCCGGTGACGACATGACCACCGAGCTGATCCGGGTCCGGGACGAGGACGGCGACCGGCTCAGCGACGAGGAGTTGCTGTACACGCTGCTGCTGGTCATCGGCGCCGGGTTCGAGACGACGGTCAACCTCATGGGCAACGCGGCCGTCGCCCTGCTGCGCCGCCCCGAGCAGCTGGCGGCCGTGCGGTCCGGGGAGATCGGCTGGGACGCCGTCGTCGACGAGACGCTGCGCGCGCACCCTTCGATCGCGTCGCTGCCGCTCCGGTTCGCGGTCACCGACCTCAGCGTCGGCGGCGTCGAGATCCCGGCCGGGGACGCCATCATCACGACGTACGCCGCCGCGGGACTGGACCCGGAGCACTACGGGCCGGACGCGGACGTCTTCGACGCCACGCGCGCCGCCGACGACCACCTGTCGTTCGGCATCGGGGTCCACCGCTGCATCGGCGCGCCGCTGGCCCGTCTGGAGGCCCTCACCGCGCTGCCGGCGCTGTTCGGCCGTTTCCCCGGGCTGCGCCTGGCCGCCGGCGACGAGGGCCTGCGCCAGGTGCCGTCGTTCATCGCCTTCGGCTGGCAGGAGATCCCGGTGCGGCTGCGGGGCTGA